In the Quercus lobata isolate SW786 chromosome 5, ValleyOak3.0 Primary Assembly, whole genome shotgun sequence genome, one interval contains:
- the LOC115990450 gene encoding LOW QUALITY PROTEIN: proteasome subunit alpha type-2-A-like (The sequence of the model RefSeq protein was modified relative to this genomic sequence to represent the inferred CDS: substituted 2 bases at 2 genomic stop codons) — MIYLGIAAANGVVIVTEKELPSILVNEEFVQKIQSLTSNIGIVYSGMGSDFXVLVXSRKQAEQYHIVYKESEPIPVTQLVTETATIMKEFTQSGGVRPFGVPLLVAGFDDYGSQLYQMDPSGLYFSWKASAVGKNVLNAKTFLEKRHLN, encoded by the exons ATGATATATTTGGGTATTGCAGCTGCTAATGGTGTTGTTATTGTGACCGAGAAGGAACTTCCTTCTATCTTGGTTAATGAAGAATTT GTTCAAAAGATACAGTCTCTCACATCAAATATTGGAATTGTTTACAG TGGTATGGGTTcagatttttgagttttggtttgAAGTAGGAAGCAGGCAGAACAATATCATATA GTTTATAAGGAATCT GAACCAATTCCTGTTACGCAACTTGTAACGGAAACTGCAACTATTATGAAGGAGTTCACTCAGTCTGG TGGTGTAAGGCCCTTTGGAGTACCACTGCtggttgctgggtttgatgACTATGGATCACAATTATACCAG aTGGATCCGTCAGGTTTGTATTTCTCATGGAAGGCCTCAGCAGTGGGGAAGAATGTTTTAAACGCAAAAACATTCCTAGAGAAGAGGCATTTGAATTAG